A genome region from Arthrobacter sp. SLBN-100 includes the following:
- a CDS encoding NAD(P)/FAD-dependent oxidoreductase, translating into MTSRKSETHVAVLGGGILGVSTAVHLLRSGASVVLVTESGLASGATGRSLSWLNSAGKRSDAYHHLRTAGIDRYRTLFAADPAREWLQFNGGLYWAPAGEAAKAEARHEYEQSHGYDSVLVKPEQISALTPAIDETAVSDVAVFNPGEGWVSLPHLVEYLMAEFRALGGTLITDAGKSRVLAEDGKAWGIATLSGSVHAADKVVVACGAATPSVVKEHGVYIADGSPVSALVITEPADHKLKAVLNTPRAAARPNPGGSLALDHSWYEEQIVESEDGSFTIPEDAVNELTEEASRLLDGNPQLTPASWKVGRKPIPGDGEPVFGELEKLPGCFVAFTHSGATVGLIAGELLSFEILTGQKHPMLATFRPERFSRS; encoded by the coding sequence ATGACTTCTCGAAAGAGTGAAACGCACGTCGCCGTTTTGGGCGGGGGAATTCTCGGCGTTTCCACGGCCGTCCATCTCCTCCGCTCCGGCGCCTCCGTGGTCCTGGTCACCGAAAGCGGCCTCGCCAGCGGCGCAACGGGACGATCCCTGTCCTGGCTGAACTCGGCCGGGAAACGGTCCGATGCTTACCATCACCTCCGCACGGCCGGGATTGACCGGTACCGGACGCTGTTCGCAGCAGATCCCGCACGGGAATGGCTGCAGTTCAACGGCGGCCTGTACTGGGCCCCTGCAGGGGAAGCGGCCAAGGCAGAAGCCCGCCATGAGTACGAGCAATCCCACGGCTATGATTCCGTCCTGGTAAAACCCGAGCAGATATCCGCCCTCACCCCAGCTATTGATGAGACTGCCGTTTCCGACGTCGCTGTCTTCAACCCCGGGGAAGGATGGGTCAGCCTGCCCCATCTGGTGGAGTACCTCATGGCGGAATTCCGGGCCCTGGGCGGAACACTCATCACGGACGCCGGCAAGTCACGGGTACTGGCAGAAGACGGAAAGGCGTGGGGCATCGCCACCCTGAGCGGCAGTGTCCACGCCGCCGATAAGGTGGTGGTGGCATGCGGTGCAGCTACCCCCTCGGTGGTCAAAGAGCACGGGGTGTACATCGCGGATGGATCCCCCGTCTCTGCGCTGGTTATCACCGAACCTGCCGACCATAAGCTGAAAGCTGTTCTCAATACCCCGCGGGCTGCCGCCCGGCCCAACCCCGGCGGATCGCTCGCCCTGGATCACAGCTGGTACGAAGAGCAGATTGTGGAGTCAGAAGACGGGTCCTTCACCATTCCGGAAGACGCTGTCAACGAACTGACAGAGGAAGCGTCAAGGCTTCTTGACGGCAATCCACAGCTAACCCCCGCCAGCTGGAAGGTGGGCCGGAAACCGATCCCCGGAGACGGCGAACCTGTGTTCGGGGAGCTGGAAAAGCTGCCAGGATGCTTCGTGGCCTTCACCCACTCCGGTGCAACCGTTGGACTGATTGCCGGGGAACTGCTGTCCTTCGAGATCCTTACCGGGCAGAAGCACCCCATGCTGGCGACGTTCCGGCCCGAGCGCTTCAGCCGAAGCTGA
- a CDS encoding Gfo/Idh/MocA family protein — protein sequence MIPHEPSSPRPLQKLRSGDSASLLRTAVIGFGISGRVFHAPLIQADNSYLLEAIVTSQPGRAAAARKTYPDARIIATPDELFSLIDAGNLALDLIVLGTPPVNHKKLAKAALERGLHVVVDKPFVPNSSDGVELIAAAAAAGRCLTVFQNRRWDGDYLTVQQLIRDGRLGDIRTFESRFEWWMPQGFGNWRDEALVAEGGGILHDLGAHLIDQAIQLFGPVAEVYGETFRHSGHDRSDADQEAFLSLRHQSGTQSRLWMNGQAPQPGPRFHVTGSRAAYTKWSRDGQEKALSEGMLPTDSRYGIEARETWGRTGVAGSLKAEPTKRGDYPQYYKQLAEALQTGGPVPVDPQDAVAVLKVIENARATPAVREAPINHNYSRINTGSGSQTAHG from the coding sequence ATGATTCCTCACGAACCTTCCAGTCCCCGCCCACTCCAGAAATTGCGAAGCGGGGACAGCGCCTCATTGCTGCGGACCGCGGTTATCGGTTTTGGGATATCCGGCCGGGTCTTCCATGCCCCGCTGATCCAAGCCGACAATTCGTACCTTCTGGAAGCAATCGTGACGTCACAACCGGGAAGGGCTGCGGCGGCACGGAAAACCTACCCAGATGCCCGAATCATTGCCACTCCGGACGAACTGTTTTCCCTCATCGATGCGGGCAACCTCGCGCTGGACCTGATAGTGCTGGGAACACCGCCGGTGAACCACAAGAAGCTGGCCAAGGCAGCCCTCGAACGCGGCCTGCATGTCGTAGTGGACAAACCCTTTGTCCCAAACTCTTCGGATGGTGTGGAGCTGATTGCAGCGGCAGCTGCCGCCGGCCGATGCCTGACGGTATTCCAGAACCGCCGCTGGGACGGTGACTACCTCACCGTTCAGCAACTCATCCGTGACGGAAGGCTTGGCGACATCCGGACCTTTGAGTCCCGGTTTGAGTGGTGGATGCCGCAGGGCTTCGGCAATTGGCGGGATGAAGCGCTCGTGGCCGAAGGCGGAGGAATACTTCATGACCTCGGCGCCCACCTCATTGACCAGGCCATCCAGTTGTTCGGTCCCGTTGCCGAAGTGTACGGGGAGACCTTCCGGCACAGCGGCCATGACCGGTCAGACGCGGACCAGGAAGCTTTCCTTTCCCTCCGCCACCAATCCGGCACACAATCCCGTTTGTGGATGAACGGCCAGGCCCCTCAGCCTGGCCCTCGATTCCACGTCACCGGATCCCGTGCCGCCTACACAAAATGGAGCCGCGACGGACAAGAAAAAGCCTTGTCCGAGGGCATGCTGCCCACCGACTCCCGCTACGGCATAGAAGCGCGGGAGACATGGGGAAGGACCGGCGTCGCAGGCTCCCTAAAGGCCGAACCCACAAAGCGCGGCGACTATCCGCAGTACTACAAGCAGCTGGCCGAAGCACTGCAGACGGGCGGTCCCGTCCCTGTTGACCCACAGGATGCTGTTGCAGTCCTGAAAGTCATTGAAAATGCCCGGGCAACACCTGCGGTCCGAGAAGCACCTATAAACCACAACTATTCGCGCATTAACACCGGTTCGGGTTCACAGACCGCGCATGGATAA
- a CDS encoding hydantoinase B/oxoprolinase family protein, with protein sequence MNKPLTADPARLDNVLVEVIGSALSTIVEEMGGTLVRAAYSTNIKERRDCTAGLFDATGHGIAQDEGGSPLHLGSLMGIVDGILARYPLEEIAEGDTFIGNDPYSGGGSHLPDIVLATPIFIDGVLTAWAANLAHHADFGDRGHAHIFQEGLRIPPVRLIRAGVLQQEMLNLILLNCQVPHERQADLRAQQAANRLACQRYKDLCDRYGRDVMVAAAAELLDYTERRTRAAISNMPDGVYTFTDMFDCPELDNELELRIRITISGDEILFDFDGNPPQVRASVNVVWTALYASVYYSLKSLVDADIVPNAGLYRPVRIQAPAGSIINCEEPAAVNGRSETCQRIVDLIHGALADAVPERVTAASNGANTGVHFSGKNSRTGKEFVYLETIGGGCGARATKDGLDGVQVHMTNTSNLPVESLEAEYPLVIEAYELIQDSGGAGRNRGGLGIRRAVRVEDPDIHFWLDTSRQKSQPWGLDGGMPGASAKAVLNPEARPINHGYTVLQPGDRVAIETAGAGGYGSPALREADQVARDVAEGKISEAYARQAYPDQMRELNKPGGS encoded by the coding sequence GTGAATAAGCCACTCACCGCCGACCCCGCACGCCTGGACAATGTTCTGGTTGAGGTCATCGGCTCCGCATTGTCGACCATCGTTGAGGAAATGGGCGGCACCCTCGTTCGGGCCGCCTACTCGACCAACATCAAAGAACGCCGGGACTGCACCGCCGGGCTCTTCGACGCCACAGGACACGGCATCGCCCAGGACGAAGGCGGGTCACCCCTTCACCTTGGGTCGCTCATGGGCATCGTGGATGGAATCCTTGCCCGCTACCCGCTCGAGGAAATCGCCGAAGGGGATACCTTCATCGGCAATGACCCCTACAGCGGAGGAGGTTCACACCTGCCCGACATCGTCCTCGCCACCCCGATATTCATCGACGGTGTGCTGACCGCCTGGGCAGCCAACCTTGCCCACCACGCAGACTTCGGTGACCGCGGGCACGCCCACATCTTCCAGGAAGGCCTGCGAATCCCGCCGGTACGCCTGATCCGCGCCGGCGTACTCCAGCAGGAAATGCTGAACCTGATCCTGCTCAACTGCCAGGTTCCCCATGAGCGGCAGGCAGACCTGCGCGCCCAGCAGGCAGCCAACCGGCTTGCGTGCCAGCGCTACAAGGACCTCTGCGACCGTTACGGCCGCGACGTTATGGTCGCCGCGGCCGCAGAGCTGCTGGACTACACCGAGCGCAGAACCCGCGCAGCGATCAGCAACATGCCTGACGGGGTTTACACCTTCACCGACATGTTCGACTGCCCCGAGCTGGACAACGAACTCGAGCTGCGGATCCGGATCACGATCTCCGGGGACGAGATCCTGTTCGACTTCGACGGCAATCCTCCGCAGGTGAGGGCGAGCGTCAACGTTGTGTGGACAGCACTCTACGCCTCCGTCTACTACTCCCTTAAGAGCCTTGTCGACGCCGATATCGTGCCAAATGCGGGACTGTACCGCCCCGTCCGGATCCAGGCACCCGCGGGTTCGATCATCAACTGCGAGGAACCCGCGGCCGTCAACGGCCGCAGCGAGACCTGCCAGCGCATCGTCGACCTGATCCACGGCGCCCTTGCCGATGCCGTCCCCGAACGGGTCACCGCCGCCAGTAACGGAGCCAACACCGGCGTGCACTTCTCAGGGAAAAACTCGCGCACAGGAAAGGAATTTGTCTACCTCGAAACAATCGGCGGCGGATGCGGAGCCCGGGCCACCAAGGACGGACTCGACGGGGTCCAGGTCCACATGACCAACACCTCCAACCTTCCGGTCGAGAGCCTCGAAGCCGAATACCCGCTCGTCATTGAGGCCTACGAACTGATCCAGGACTCGGGCGGGGCGGGCAGGAACCGGGGCGGCCTCGGAATCCGCCGCGCCGTCCGCGTCGAAGACCCGGACATCCACTTCTGGCTCGACACCAGTCGGCAGAAATCCCAGCCCTGGGGACTGGATGGAGGTATGCCCGGAGCCAGCGCGAAAGCGGTGCTCAACCCGGAAGCGCGGCCCATCAACCACGGGTACACCGTGCTGCAGCCGGGCGACCGCGTCGCCATTGAAACGGCAGGGGCCGGCGGCTACGGCTCACCCGCGCTTCGGGAGGCGGACCAAGTCGCCCGCGACGTGGCCGAAGGGAAAATCTCCGAAGCCTACGCGCGGCAGGCGTACCCGGACCAGATGCGGGAACTCAACAAGCCTGGCGGTTCCTAA
- a CDS encoding TRAP transporter large permease codes for MKHITTPEEIEEVIPSDAEEILHHGHVPPRWSGALWFDKALEGVVGAAIVAELVVILLNIMVRVITGDSVLWTQEVSEIALLTIAFIGGAIAYPKGAHMSVQALIMRLPAAWKPYLAALVDWLVLVMSAGTFALFVPTLLQQLEEKTPILQLPVFWVSLPFSIGMVLIAWFALLKLWRQERRPVLTAAGMTAVLFVLVLVAQPIFYYASPNALLAVVLAVLFILLFLGLPIAFVLALASGIYLYLGGISDVSAIPIGMASGAKGFVLLAIPFFILAGTVMNSAGLTLPLARLVDALIGHLRGGLLQVVVVTMYIFSGISGSKVADVAAVGTTMRGMLEERKYPRGEVVAVLSASAIMGETIPPSIVLLILGSITTISTTTLFLAGFLPAAFLALVVMALVFLRAKKQGGIASPKATWRARGAATFFAIPTLLLPVGMVVGILSGFATPTEVSSVAVAYAFILAAAYRRGSKRLLGDTLRETTTTAGMVLFIIAAASPLAQTLAVAGVSQQIHDLMSGLGDSPLLFMLFTILLLVIMGQLLEGLPAVLIFAPLLLPIAVDFGVNPVQYAMVLIISMGIGSFAPPAGVGFYVACATAHETVEKSLKHFWPYLIAVFLGLLVLAAVPWFSTFLPALAGLIPF; via the coding sequence ATGAAACACATCACTACGCCCGAGGAAATAGAGGAGGTCATCCCCTCAGACGCGGAAGAAATCCTCCACCACGGCCACGTTCCACCCCGGTGGAGCGGCGCACTTTGGTTCGATAAAGCCCTCGAAGGGGTGGTCGGCGCGGCCATCGTCGCAGAGCTCGTCGTGATCCTCCTGAACATCATGGTCAGGGTCATCACCGGCGATTCGGTGCTCTGGACCCAGGAAGTCTCCGAAATCGCGCTCCTGACCATTGCGTTCATCGGCGGCGCCATCGCCTACCCCAAGGGCGCGCACATGTCCGTCCAGGCCCTCATCATGCGGCTCCCCGCGGCGTGGAAACCCTACCTCGCGGCCCTCGTGGACTGGCTCGTCCTGGTCATGAGCGCCGGCACCTTCGCCCTCTTTGTTCCCACCCTGCTCCAGCAACTCGAGGAGAAGACGCCGATCCTGCAACTGCCCGTCTTCTGGGTTTCGCTGCCTTTCTCCATTGGCATGGTCCTCATCGCCTGGTTCGCCCTGCTGAAACTGTGGCGCCAGGAACGCCGCCCCGTACTTACCGCCGCGGGCATGACCGCTGTCCTGTTTGTCCTCGTCCTCGTGGCCCAGCCGATCTTCTACTACGCCTCACCGAACGCCCTCCTCGCCGTCGTGCTCGCAGTCCTGTTCATTCTGCTGTTCCTCGGCCTGCCCATCGCCTTCGTTCTCGCGCTGGCCTCCGGAATCTACCTGTACCTTGGCGGCATTTCCGACGTCAGCGCCATCCCCATCGGCATGGCCTCCGGCGCCAAGGGTTTCGTCCTCCTGGCCATCCCGTTCTTCATCCTCGCCGGCACCGTGATGAACTCGGCCGGACTGACCCTCCCGCTGGCCAGGCTCGTCGACGCACTCATCGGACACCTCCGTGGCGGACTCCTCCAGGTGGTTGTGGTGACGATGTACATCTTCTCCGGCATCTCCGGTTCAAAGGTCGCGGACGTCGCGGCAGTTGGCACCACCATGCGGGGAATGCTCGAAGAGCGGAAGTACCCGCGGGGTGAAGTGGTGGCAGTCCTGTCCGCCTCCGCCATCATGGGCGAAACCATTCCGCCGAGCATTGTTTTGCTCATCCTCGGATCCATCACCACGATCTCCACTACCACCCTCTTCCTGGCCGGCTTCCTTCCGGCAGCCTTCCTGGCCCTGGTGGTCATGGCACTCGTCTTCCTCCGCGCCAAGAAGCAGGGCGGCATCGCCAGCCCGAAGGCCACCTGGCGGGCGCGGGGCGCAGCGACGTTCTTTGCTATCCCGACGCTGCTGCTCCCGGTGGGCATGGTTGTCGGAATCCTCAGCGGTTTCGCCACCCCCACCGAAGTGTCCTCCGTGGCGGTCGCCTACGCCTTCATCCTCGCCGCGGCGTACCGGCGCGGCAGCAAGCGCCTGCTGGGTGACACGCTGCGGGAAACCACCACGACGGCGGGCATGGTGCTGTTCATCATCGCCGCAGCGTCACCACTGGCCCAGACGCTCGCCGTTGCCGGGGTCTCCCAGCAGATCCATGACCTGATGTCAGGACTGGGAGACTCGCCGCTGCTGTTCATGCTCTTCACCATCCTGCTGCTGGTCATTATGGGCCAGCTGCTCGAGGGCCTCCCGGCCGTCCTGATCTTCGCACCACTGCTCCTTCCGATCGCCGTCGACTTCGGCGTCAACCCAGTGCAGTACGCCATGGTCCTGATCATCTCCATGGGCATCGGCTCCTTCGCGCCGCCTGCCGGCGTCGGTTTCTACGTAGCCTGCGCCACGGCGCACGAAACCGTGGAAAAGAGCCTCAAACACTTCTGGCCCTACCTGATCGCTGTATTCCTCGGGCTGCTGGTGCTCGCCGCCGTCCCGTGGTTCAGCACGTTCCTGCCCGCACTTGCCGGACTCATCCCCTTCTAA
- a CDS encoding hydantoinase/oxoprolinase family protein: MSLRFGVDTGGTFTDLCAFDEATGQVHVRKVSSTPDDPGRAIIQGVHELLEQIGGRNIEEITYFAHGTTVGTNALLTGRGVRTGLITTKGFRDLLELGRGRRPHMYDLQADKPEPFIPRDLRMEVAERVRHDGRVEIPLDSEEVRAAVQELKAQGVESIAVCLLYSYVRPEHEREVGRIIAEEFPEAYVSLSSEVLPEFREFERLSTVVTNAYVGPVVAKYLARLRRNLADAGLKCLPHVTQSNGGIIPFPTAEELPVRLVLSGPSTGVVGAAAITMAAGSPDIITFDMGGTSSDVSLVQNGTPKVTSSMELDGRPIRSPMLDIHTVGAGGGSIAWIDSGNHLRVGPASAGAFPGPACYGNGQEPTVTDANVVLQVLNPEYLLNGQLKIDSQASHRAIKAIADPLGLTVAEAAQGIIRVVTANMARAIRVISVQRGYDPRDYVLVPFGGAGPLHASRLATELGINRIIVPETPGAQSALGLLMTDIRSDFMRTKIIQVTPEASAGFSQVLSELTEQASAWFAEENIGEERRSLLRRIEMRYAGQNYELPVDVPDGVLDEEAITSLIEGFQRAHDRMYGYSARNEVVEAVTFRVQAIATVPRADLRRSTVEGRKLEDAVTGYRDVYMPEKGDYVPCPVYDRSRLDVGHRIAGPAVVEQMDTTTLLLPSDVCVVDDLRNLVIEIRRSTSE; the protein is encoded by the coding sequence ATGAGTTTACGATTCGGCGTCGACACCGGAGGAACGTTCACCGATCTCTGCGCGTTTGATGAAGCCACGGGACAGGTGCATGTACGCAAGGTCTCCTCCACTCCCGACGACCCGGGCCGGGCCATCATCCAGGGCGTTCACGAACTGCTGGAACAGATTGGTGGGCGAAACATCGAGGAGATCACGTACTTTGCGCACGGCACGACGGTGGGCACCAACGCCCTCCTGACCGGCCGGGGCGTGCGCACAGGCCTCATCACGACAAAGGGCTTCAGGGACCTGCTGGAGCTGGGCCGCGGACGGCGGCCGCACATGTACGACCTGCAGGCGGATAAGCCGGAACCGTTCATTCCACGGGATCTGCGCATGGAGGTCGCCGAACGGGTACGGCACGACGGGCGTGTGGAGATCCCCTTGGACTCTGAGGAGGTCCGTGCAGCCGTCCAGGAGCTGAAAGCCCAGGGCGTCGAATCAATTGCCGTGTGCCTTCTTTACAGTTACGTCCGGCCTGAACACGAACGCGAAGTCGGCCGGATCATCGCCGAGGAGTTCCCGGAAGCCTATGTCTCGCTTTCCAGCGAAGTCCTCCCCGAGTTCCGTGAGTTCGAGCGGCTCTCCACGGTCGTGACGAACGCCTACGTCGGACCGGTGGTTGCCAAATACCTGGCGCGGCTCCGGCGGAACCTTGCGGACGCAGGGCTTAAGTGCCTGCCGCATGTGACGCAGTCCAACGGCGGCATCATCCCGTTCCCGACTGCCGAAGAACTCCCCGTCCGCCTTGTACTGTCCGGTCCAAGCACCGGTGTGGTAGGAGCGGCAGCCATCACGATGGCTGCCGGAAGCCCGGACATCATTACCTTCGATATGGGCGGAACATCCTCGGACGTTTCCTTGGTCCAGAACGGCACGCCCAAAGTCACATCAAGCATGGAGCTCGACGGCCGGCCCATCCGCTCGCCCATGCTTGACATCCACACCGTCGGGGCTGGCGGCGGTTCAATCGCCTGGATTGACAGCGGAAACCACCTGCGCGTTGGCCCTGCCAGTGCCGGCGCCTTCCCGGGCCCGGCCTGCTACGGCAACGGCCAGGAACCGACGGTCACCGACGCAAACGTCGTCCTGCAGGTGCTGAACCCTGAATATCTGCTCAACGGCCAGCTCAAAATCGACTCCCAGGCCTCACATCGGGCCATCAAGGCCATTGCCGACCCGCTGGGCCTCACCGTAGCCGAGGCAGCACAGGGCATCATCCGGGTGGTGACCGCCAACATGGCCCGCGCCATCCGTGTTATCTCTGTACAACGCGGATACGACCCCCGGGATTACGTGCTCGTCCCGTTCGGCGGCGCAGGGCCACTGCACGCTTCCCGCCTGGCTACCGAGCTGGGAATCAACCGGATTATCGTCCCGGAGACACCCGGCGCACAGTCCGCGCTTGGACTGTTGATGACGGACATCCGCAGTGACTTTATGCGGACCAAGATCATCCAGGTTACACCGGAAGCGTCTGCCGGCTTCAGCCAGGTTCTATCTGAACTCACCGAGCAGGCATCGGCCTGGTTCGCCGAGGAGAACATCGGAGAGGAGCGGCGAAGCCTGCTGCGCCGCATCGAAATGCGCTACGCCGGGCAGAACTACGAGCTTCCGGTCGATGTTCCTGACGGTGTCCTGGATGAGGAGGCGATCACCTCGCTGATCGAAGGCTTCCAGCGGGCGCACGACCGGATGTACGGCTACAGCGCCCGGAACGAGGTTGTCGAAGCTGTGACCTTCCGGGTTCAGGCCATCGCGACCGTTCCCCGTGCCGATCTGCGCCGTTCAACTGTCGAAGGACGGAAGCTCGAGGACGCAGTCACCGGTTACCGCGACGTCTACATGCCCGAAAAGGGCGACTACGTCCCTTGCCCGGTCTATGACCGTTCCCGCCTTGACGTTGGCCACCGCATCGCGGGACCGGCCGTCGTCGAACAGATGGATACCACCACCCTTCTCTTGCCTTCGGACGTCTGCGTCGTGGACGACCTGCGCAACCTTGTCATCGAAATCCGAAGGAGCACCAGTGAATAA
- a CDS encoding NAD(P)-dependent oxidoreductase — MTTPTLEQQRPPRAYPPVALLGTGPMGAPIARNILNHGVPLTLWNRTPEKALAIEGAVVAASPADAARDIVLTVLPDLPQVEALLHGDDGLLKGWQTAGTEHPILVIHGTVSPVAVAEFADRCQRSWGVTLVDAPLSGGTIGAEEGRLSIMAGGPKAAVERLAPLFELYGSTAVWFGDTGAGSTVKACNQIVVAATVTALAEAMALAAGSNLDLEKVQAVLAGGLANSEVLAQKGRRWIDQDFEGGGSAKNQLKDLRFIAEIAGHNGLELPLAACLQNAFEDMVAAGDGDLDHTGIYRTIST; from the coding sequence ATGACGACGCCGACACTTGAGCAGCAACGCCCGCCGCGCGCCTATCCACCCGTAGCCCTCCTGGGAACCGGACCGATGGGCGCCCCCATTGCACGGAACATCCTCAACCACGGTGTGCCCCTCACCCTGTGGAACCGCACACCGGAGAAGGCCCTGGCAATTGAGGGGGCAGTCGTCGCCGCCTCTCCCGCCGATGCCGCACGCGATATCGTGCTGACGGTGTTGCCCGACCTGCCGCAGGTCGAAGCCCTGCTTCACGGTGACGACGGCCTGCTGAAAGGCTGGCAGACCGCCGGCACCGAACACCCTATCCTCGTGATCCATGGGACCGTGTCGCCAGTGGCGGTTGCTGAGTTCGCGGACCGGTGCCAGCGTAGCTGGGGCGTAACGCTGGTTGATGCCCCCCTCAGCGGTGGAACCATTGGTGCTGAAGAAGGCCGCTTGAGCATCATGGCAGGTGGTCCCAAGGCCGCAGTGGAACGCTTGGCACCGCTGTTTGAGCTCTACGGCTCAACGGCAGTGTGGTTCGGGGACACGGGTGCGGGATCAACCGTGAAAGCCTGCAACCAGATCGTCGTGGCGGCCACTGTAACGGCGTTGGCGGAGGCGATGGCGCTGGCGGCAGGCAGCAACCTGGACCTGGAGAAGGTCCAGGCGGTTCTCGCCGGCGGTCTGGCAAACTCCGAGGTCCTGGCACAAAAGGGACGACGATGGATCGACCAGGACTTTGAAGGCGGTGGGTCCGCAAAGAATCAGCTCAAAGACCTGCGGTTCATCGCCGAAATCGCTGGCCACAACGGGCTTGAACTACCCCTCGCGGCCTGCCTGCAGAACGCCTTCGAAGACATGGTCGCGGCGGGTGACGGCGACCTGGACCACACTGGGATCTACCGCACCATCAGCACGTAG
- a CDS encoding MFS transporter has protein sequence MSDNRTSEADLLAAPAARRRIFASTMLGNVVEYYDFTLYGTLAAIIATQFFPSGDPTVALLAVYVGVVLSYAIRPIGGIILGPLADIKGRKFVLILTIALMSIGTAGIGFLPTYAAIGVAAPVLLLLSRLLQGIGASVEYTTAANFLFEHERGRRPNFIAGVLNSTASVGSFLAAGLAYVLSVAMPGDAFISWGWRIPFLLSIPIALIGVYMRNHLSETPEFQEVVRTVAAEKIKQTPLRTAVRLYWKDMLKAIGLGAGQRIGSYTIQAYFVTALITAGFPASQALLASMLTYLVGPITSIWGGQLSDKYGAKRVLLTGYGLFVALTVPAFYAIGNKSILLATVAVIVFTLINNLVAAPLSVAYVLSFPPEVRATAAALNFNIGTSVIGATAGLVAVWLFAVTGSNVSFGWYTTAACLVSICVTIFALPAALRRVEPAKRAVAVSA, from the coding sequence ATGTCTGATAACAGGACATCGGAAGCCGACCTCCTGGCGGCACCGGCAGCACGGCGGCGGATCTTCGCCTCCACCATGCTGGGAAACGTGGTCGAGTACTACGATTTCACCCTCTACGGAACCCTGGCAGCAATCATTGCCACCCAGTTCTTCCCCTCCGGCGACCCGACGGTCGCGCTCCTGGCCGTGTACGTCGGCGTCGTCCTTTCTTACGCCATCCGTCCCATCGGAGGCATCATCCTCGGCCCCCTCGCGGACATCAAGGGACGGAAATTTGTCCTGATCCTCACCATCGCACTGATGAGCATTGGAACAGCAGGGATCGGCTTCCTGCCGACCTACGCCGCCATAGGCGTCGCCGCGCCCGTTCTGCTGCTGCTCTCCAGGCTCCTCCAGGGAATCGGCGCAAGCGTCGAATACACAACGGCAGCAAACTTCCTCTTTGAACATGAACGCGGCCGCCGTCCCAACTTCATTGCCGGGGTACTGAATTCCACCGCCTCCGTGGGTTCGTTCCTCGCGGCAGGGCTCGCCTACGTTCTCAGCGTCGCGATGCCCGGAGATGCCTTCATCTCCTGGGGATGGCGCATCCCGTTCCTGCTGTCGATCCCCATCGCCCTCATTGGGGTCTACATGCGCAACCACCTCAGCGAGACTCCGGAATTCCAGGAAGTCGTCCGCACAGTCGCAGCCGAAAAGATAAAGCAGACCCCTTTGCGCACCGCAGTCCGTCTCTACTGGAAAGACATGCTCAAAGCCATCGGTCTTGGCGCCGGACAGAGGATCGGCTCCTACACCATCCAGGCCTACTTCGTCACGGCCCTGATAACTGCCGGGTTCCCGGCGTCCCAGGCACTCCTGGCCTCAATGCTGACCTACCTCGTTGGACCCATCACCAGCATCTGGGGCGGCCAGCTCTCGGACAAGTACGGCGCCAAACGCGTACTGCTGACCGGATACGGGCTTTTCGTCGCCCTGACCGTTCCGGCCTTCTACGCCATCGGCAATAAATCCATCCTGCTGGCCACTGTCGCTGTGATCGTCTTCACCCTCATCAACAACCTCGTTGCGGCACCCCTGAGCGTGGCCTACGTGCTCAGCTTCCCGCCCGAGGTCAGGGCTACGGCGGCAGCCCTGAACTTCAACATCGGCACCTCGGTGATCGGCGCCACCGCGGGACTGGTCGCCGTATGGCTCTTCGCAGTCACAGGGTCCAACGTCTCCTTCGGCTGGTACACCACCGCTGCCTGCCTGGTCTCGATCTGCGTGACGATCTTTGCCCTGCCTGCAGCACTCCGCCGGGTGGAGCCTGCCAAAAGGGCAGTAGCAGTATCTGCCTGA